From Flavobacterium sp. J372, one genomic window encodes:
- a CDS encoding OsmC family peroxiredoxin — MKRNATAVWNGSLKEGAGKISTQSGVLDNTQYSFKTRFESGVGTNPEELIAAAHAGCFTMQLTAYINEAGYEVGEISTKCDVDFKDGSVVSSHLTLTAKVERIEDSEFQELVTKAEKNCPISRLLNTEISSSATLA, encoded by the coding sequence ATGAAAAGAAACGCTACAGCCGTTTGGAACGGCTCTCTGAAAGAAGGCGCAGGTAAAATATCAACACAAAGCGGTGTACTTGATAATACCCAATATTCGTTTAAAACACGTTTTGAATCGGGCGTAGGCACTAATCCTGAGGAACTTATCGCTGCTGCACACGCAGGATGTTTCACCATGCAGCTTACGGCATATATCAATGAGGCCGGCTATGAAGTTGGTGAAATTTCTACTAAATGTGATGTTGATTTTAAGGATGGCTCGGTTGTGAGCTCTCATCTTACCCTTACAGCAAAAGTTGAAAGGATTGAAGATTCTGAATTCCAGGAGCTTGTAACTAAAGCAGAAAAAAATTGCCCTATATCCAGGTTATTAAATACCGAGATATCTTCAAGCGCTACACTTGCTTAA
- a CDS encoding dehydrogenase E1 component subunit alpha/beta, which produces MKFDRKQLTNEQLLDLYKKLIKPRLIEEKMLILIRQGKVSKWFSGIGQEAISVGVTAVLDKDEYILPMHRNLGVFTGRDIPLYRLFSQWQGKANGFTKGRDRSFHFGTQEFKIIGMISHLGPQLGVADGIALAHKLRGEGKVTAVFTGEGATSEGDFHEALNIAAVWELPVLFIIENNGYGLSTPTNEQYRCENLADKGIGYGIESHIIDGNNILEVFTQLTGIVESMRSNPRPVLLEFKTFRMRGHEEASGTKYVPQELMDMWAIKDPVDNYRKYLKEEGVLTDEKDEALRAELKAEIDEHYQRASAEPAIEASLSEELNDVYKPYNFEEVKPSGDVENVRMIDAISQGLSQSMERHENLVIMGQDIAEYGGAFKITDGFVAKFGKDRVRNTPICESAVVSAGMGLSINKYKSVIEMQFADFVSTGFNPIVNYLAKVHYRWQENADVVVRMPCGAGVQAGPFHSQTNEAWFTKTPGLKVVYPAFPYDAKGLLATAINDPNPVMFFEHKALYRSVYQDVPKDYYTIPFGQAALLREGDAVTVISFGAGVHWALETLDKNPEIKADVLDLRTLQPLDTEAIYKSVKKTGKIIILQEDTLFGGVASDISAMIMENCFEWLDGPVKRVGSLESAIPFTKALEDQYLPKQRFEEALQELMAY; this is translated from the coding sequence ATGAAATTCGACAGGAAACAGCTTACCAACGAACAATTACTTGATTTATATAAGAAATTAATAAAACCACGCCTTATAGAGGAAAAGATGCTTATCCTAATCCGCCAGGGTAAGGTTTCAAAATGGTTCTCAGGCATAGGGCAGGAGGCTATTTCAGTTGGCGTTACTGCCGTACTGGATAAAGACGAATACATTCTCCCAATGCACCGTAACCTGGGTGTTTTCACAGGGCGTGATATTCCGCTGTACAGATTGTTTTCGCAATGGCAGGGTAAGGCTAACGGGTTTACCAAAGGCCGCGACCGTTCTTTCCACTTCGGTACGCAGGAGTTTAAGATCATCGGGATGATATCGCACCTTGGGCCGCAGCTTGGCGTGGCCGATGGTATTGCACTAGCTCACAAACTTCGCGGCGAAGGCAAAGTAACTGCTGTATTTACAGGAGAAGGCGCCACCAGTGAGGGGGATTTCCACGAGGCGTTGAATATTGCTGCCGTATGGGAACTTCCGGTGCTTTTCATCATCGAGAATAATGGTTATGGGCTGTCAACACCTACAAACGAACAATATCGTTGTGAAAACCTGGCTGATAAAGGCATAGGGTATGGCATTGAGTCGCATATAATCGACGGGAATAACATACTTGAGGTCTTTACGCAGCTGACGGGTATTGTAGAGTCGATGCGCAGCAATCCGCGCCCGGTTTTGCTGGAGTTCAAGACGTTCCGTATGCGTGGGCATGAAGAGGCGAGTGGTACCAAATATGTTCCGCAGGAGTTGATGGACATGTGGGCGATAAAAGACCCGGTTGACAACTACCGCAAATACCTTAAAGAAGAAGGTGTGCTTACCGATGAAAAAGACGAAGCGCTTCGAGCTGAACTTAAAGCAGAAATTGATGAACATTACCAACGTGCTTCTGCCGAGCCTGCCATTGAAGCCAGCTTAAGTGAAGAATTAAATGATGTTTACAAACCATATAATTTTGAAGAAGTTAAGCCTTCAGGTGATGTTGAGAATGTGCGAATGATTGATGCAATTTCGCAAGGCCTTAGCCAATCGATGGAGCGTCATGAAAATCTTGTGATCATGGGCCAGGACATAGCTGAATACGGTGGCGCTTTCAAGATTACCGATGGCTTTGTAGCGAAGTTCGGTAAAGACCGTGTTCGAAACACACCAATATGTGAGTCGGCCGTAGTTTCGGCAGGTATGGGCTTATCCATTAATAAATATAAGTCGGTGATCGAGATGCAGTTTGCAGATTTCGTTTCTACGGGCTTCAACCCGATTGTAAACTATTTAGCAAAAGTACACTATCGCTGGCAGGAAAATGCTGATGTGGTGGTGCGTATGCCTTGCGGTGCGGGTGTACAGGCAGGGCCTTTCCATTCGCAGACCAATGAGGCATGGTTTACTAAAACCCCGGGACTGAAAGTGGTGTATCCGGCTTTCCCGTATGATGCAAAAGGACTTCTGGCTACCGCTATAAACGACCCCAATCCGGTGATGTTCTTTGAGCATAAAGCTCTGTACCGGAGCGTTTACCAGGATGTACCAAAAGATTACTACACCATACCATTTGGGCAGGCTGCGCTTTTAAGAGAGGGAGATGCAGTTACGGTGATTTCATTTGGTGCAGGTGTCCACTGGGCGCTTGAAACGCTTGACAAAAACCCTGAAATTAAAGCTGATGTGCTTGACCTTCGCACGCTGCAGCCGCTTGATACAGAGGCTATCTATAAATCGGTTAAGAAAACAGGCAAGATTATAATCCTTCAGGAAGATACATTGTTTGGCGGTGTGGCCAGTGATATATCAGCCATGATTATGGAGAACTGCTTTGAGTGGCTTGATGGCCCGGTAAAACGTGTAGGAAGCCTTGAGAGCGCCATACCATTCACCAAGGCACTTGAAGACCAATACCTGCCGAAACAACGTTTTGAAGAGGCGTTGCAGGAGTTGATGGCATATTAA
- a CDS encoding AraC family transcriptional regulator: MEKTELLDIELFSGKENHDGFYINILENHLEAFHKDISVPHKHDFYVAVLFTHGSGVHEVDFTSYAVSRGALFFLNPGQTHHWELSDDISGYVFLHTRAFYEQHYTQNRLSQFPFYYSIHNMPVVMLDKDETQSVEELFANALHESLSNDLMKRQKLLSLVDLIYIESTREYLKINNDTAASGPYSDIYIRFEALVERNFLTIKSPSQYADMLAISAKHLNRIAKAVAGKTASDIIQDRVLLEAKKELLLHRDNFAEIAAYLGFEDYAYFSRVFKKRTSETPSEFVGRYRTT, encoded by the coding sequence ATGGAAAAAACGGAATTACTTGACATTGAACTTTTCAGCGGAAAAGAAAATCATGACGGTTTCTATATTAACATACTGGAAAATCATCTCGAAGCTTTCCATAAAGATATTTCTGTACCGCATAAGCATGACTTTTATGTGGCTGTACTTTTCACGCACGGAAGCGGTGTGCATGAAGTTGATTTTACTTCTTACGCTGTTTCCCGTGGTGCATTATTTTTCCTAAACCCGGGGCAAACCCACCATTGGGAACTTTCAGATGACATCAGTGGGTACGTTTTCCTCCATACACGTGCTTTTTATGAGCAGCATTATACGCAGAACCGCCTAAGCCAGTTCCCTTTCTATTATAGTATTCATAATATGCCTGTGGTTATGCTTGATAAAGATGAGACACAATCTGTTGAAGAATTGTTTGCCAATGCACTACATGAAAGCCTGAGTAATGACCTCATGAAAAGGCAAAAGCTCCTCAGCCTGGTTGACCTGATTTATATTGAAAGCACGCGCGAATATCTTAAGATAAATAATGACACTGCCGCTTCCGGCCCTTATTCTGATATCTATATACGTTTTGAGGCTTTGGTTGAGAGAAACTTCCTGACGATAAAGTCGCCATCGCAATATGCCGATATGCTCGCCATCAGTGCCAAACACTTAAACAGGATTGCAAAGGCCGTAGCGGGAAAAACCGCATCTGATATTATACAAGACAGGGTATTGCTCGAAGCGAAAAAAGAATTGCTGCTGCACCGTGATAATTTTGCAGAAATTGCTGCATATCTTGGCTTCGAAGACTACGCCTATTTCTCACGCGTGTTTAAAAAACGTACAAGTGAAACGCCGTCGGAGTTTGTGGGGAGGTATCGAACAACTTAA
- a CDS encoding thioredoxin family protein, with protein MLQELERDNLAEIVAAEPVVVVQYSAGWCGNCRIMKPKFKKMAGENENVTFVLADAENFPESRKLANVSNLPTFATFRNGELVNQIQTNKVELLTDLVNEVTSN; from the coding sequence ATGTTACAGGAATTAGAAAGAGATAATCTTGCGGAAATTGTTGCAGCAGAGCCTGTTGTAGTAGTACAGTACTCAGCCGGATGGTGTGGCAACTGCAGGATAATGAAGCCAAAATTTAAAAAAATGGCTGGTGAGAATGAAAATGTAACTTTTGTACTGGCTGATGCAGAAAACTTTCCTGAATCGCGCAAGCTGGCCAACGTGAGCAACCTGCCAACGTTTGCAACTTTCAGGAATGGTGAGCTTGTAAACCAGATACAAACAAATAAAGTAGAACTTTTAACCGACCTTGTAAATGAAGTTACCAGTAATTAA
- a CDS encoding DinB family protein — protein sequence METTNFEIVALLLNELEQEAKTTRKMLARVPAEKFDWQPHPKSMSLMRLAVHLAELPGWVAMTMTTDGLDFENNPYEHRQVASTGELLDFFETCLAEGKAALETADEEFLSKEWVLRSGDIIHSRETKYEVIRMSISQTIHHRAQLGVYLRLLDVPIPGSYGPSADDIAF from the coding sequence ATGGAAACTACCAATTTTGAAATTGTTGCATTATTGCTAAATGAACTGGAGCAGGAAGCCAAAACAACCCGTAAAATGCTGGCGCGCGTTCCTGCAGAAAAGTTTGACTGGCAGCCGCACCCGAAAAGCATGAGCCTAATGAGGCTTGCAGTACACCTTGCAGAACTTCCTGGTTGGGTTGCCATGACGATGACTACAGATGGACTTGATTTTGAAAACAATCCATACGAACATAGGCAGGTTGCCAGCACGGGTGAATTGCTTGACTTTTTTGAAACTTGCCTGGCAGAAGGAAAAGCAGCGCTTGAAACTGCCGATGAAGAATTTCTTAGTAAAGAATGGGTACTGCGTAGCGGAGACATCATCCATAGCAGGGAGACTAAATATGAGGTGATACGTATGTCAATATCACAAACGATACACCACAGGGCACAGCTCGGAGTTTACCTCAGGCTGCTTGATGTGCCTATTCCCGGCAGTTACGGCCCAAGTGCCGATGATATTGCCTTTTGA
- a CDS encoding peroxiredoxin: MSLVGKKFPNISVDAISEMGDNMKINIFEEAVNNNKKVLLFWYPKDFTFVCPTELHAFQAALPEFEKRNTMVIGASCDTNEVHFAWLNTAKDNGGIEGVTYPLLADTNRNLSNILGILDIESTSYSEETDSVVIEGSNVTYRATYLVDEQGKIFHESVNDMPLGRNVNEYLRLIDAYTHVQVKGEVCPANWEEGKEAMTADRKGVASYLSNN, translated from the coding sequence ATGTCATTAGTAGGAAAAAAATTCCCAAACATCTCAGTTGACGCGATTTCAGAAATGGGCGACAACATGAAGATAAACATTTTTGAAGAAGCAGTAAACAACAACAAAAAAGTATTGCTTTTCTGGTACCCGAAAGATTTTACTTTTGTTTGCCCTACAGAGCTTCACGCTTTCCAGGCTGCGCTTCCTGAATTTGAAAAGAGAAACACAATGGTGATAGGCGCATCATGTGACACTAACGAGGTTCACTTTGCATGGCTTAACACTGCAAAGGATAATGGTGGTATTGAAGGCGTAACATACCCGCTTCTTGCTGATACCAACCGTAACCTTTCAAACATCCTTGGCATCCTTGATATTGAGTCGACTTCATACAGCGAAGAAACTGACTCTGTAGTAATTGAAGGAAGCAACGTTACGTACCGTGCTACTTACCTGGTAGACGAACAAGGCAAAATTTTCCACGAAAGTGTAAATGATATGCCGCTTGGCCGTAATGTGAATGAATATCTTAGGCTGATTGATGCTTATACACACGTACAGGTTAAAGGTGAAGTTTGCCCGGCTAACTGGGAAGAGGGCAAAGAGGCTATGACGGCTGACCGTAAAGGTGTTGCTTCTTACCTTTCAAACAATTAA
- a CDS encoding DUF6048 family protein produces the protein MSKFIFSLSLLLVSITGFAQTANDTTTAPEPVYKDRYGLRVGADLYRLTRGLYNDNYRGFEIVADYRLTKKYYVAGEIGNEDFTVDDDQLNFTTQGQYIKIGFDYNAYENWLDMENMIYAGVRYGFSRYSQNLNSYRIYDASGYFDETIFYPDRKFDGLTAHWAEVVGGVKAEIFDNLFLGFSVRLNYLITDKKPENFDNLYIPGFNRTYEGSFGAGFNYSLSYFYSAV, from the coding sequence ATGTCAAAATTTATTTTTAGCCTATCGCTTTTACTGGTGAGCATTACCGGCTTTGCCCAGACTGCAAATGATACAACCACTGCTCCAGAGCCTGTTTATAAAGACCGCTATGGCCTGCGTGTAGGCGCTGACCTGTACCGCCTTACCAGAGGTTTATATAATGATAATTACAGAGGATTTGAAATTGTGGCCGACTACCGACTTACAAAGAAATACTATGTGGCGGGAGAAATTGGCAATGAAGATTTTACTGTTGATGATGACCAGCTGAACTTTACCACACAGGGACAGTATATTAAGATTGGTTTTGACTATAATGCCTATGAAAACTGGCTCGACATGGAAAATATGATATATGCCGGTGTGCGCTATGGTTTCAGCCGTTATAGCCAAAACCTGAACTCATACCGCATTTATGACGCATCTGGATATTTTGATGAAACTATCTTTTATCCTGACCGAAAATTCGATGGGCTTACCGCGCACTGGGCCGAGGTTGTTGGCGGTGTAAAAGCAGAGATATTTGATAACCTTTTCCTTGGCTTCTCAGTAAGACTCAACTACCTGATCACCGACAAAAAGCCAGAGAATTTTGACAACCTCTACATACCGGGCTTTAACCGTACGTATGAAGGGAGCTTTGGCGCAGGTTTCAATTACTCATTATCGTATTTTTATTCCGCTGTATAA
- a CDS encoding DUF1697 domain-containing protein: MNTYLALLRGINVSGKKIIKMEALRTLFEAAGFTDVKTYIQSGNVIFKAKSSSKQEVASQIEKMILAEYGFDVTVFVLDSQQVEKAIDNMPYTDGREPEGQGSKKLYVTFLSEIPTAENIEKLMQAPIGDDLISLYEDVLYFKLESKASESKLSNNLIENKLKVKATTRNWNVTLKLLDLLRVNS; the protein is encoded by the coding sequence ATGAATACATACCTGGCCTTGCTTCGCGGCATCAACGTGAGCGGAAAGAAGATAATTAAAATGGAGGCCCTGCGTACACTTTTTGAAGCGGCAGGATTTACTGATGTAAAGACCTATATACAAAGCGGAAATGTGATATTCAAAGCTAAATCATCATCAAAACAAGAAGTTGCTTCTCAAATTGAAAAGATGATATTAGCTGAATACGGCTTTGATGTAACGGTTTTTGTTCTTGATTCACAGCAAGTTGAAAAAGCTATTGACAATATGCCTTACACCGATGGCCGCGAACCGGAAGGGCAGGGGAGCAAAAAGCTGTATGTAACGTTTTTGTCCGAAATTCCGACAGCAGAAAATATTGAAAAACTGATGCAGGCCCCGATTGGCGATGATTTGATTTCATTATATGAAGATGTGCTGTATTTTAAATTGGAATCAAAAGCATCTGAATCTAAATTGTCAAATAATCTTATTGAAAATAAACTTAAGGTGAAAGCGACAACCCGAAACTGGAATGTCACACTAAAACTGCTTGACCTTTTGAGGGTAAATTCCTGA
- the rlmD gene encoding 23S rRNA (uracil(1939)-C(5))-methyltransferase RlmD — protein sequence MGRKRTDKIIFENIRVLDAGAKGVSVAKAPDGKVIFIPNVVPGDVIDVQTFKKRKAYYEGKAVHFHQYSEDRIEPRCPHFGSCGGCKWQNMDYKKQLFYKNQEVYNNLKRIGKIDLPEFEPIAGPEEQFFYRNKMEFSFSNARWMTEAEIQSGVEYENRNALGFHIPKMWDKILDITDCYLQEDPSNAIRNEIRDFANANNLAFFNPREHSGLLRTLMIRTASTGEIMVLIQFFEDDKAARELVLDHLIAKFPQITSLQYVINSKANDTLYDQDVILYKGRDYILEEMEGLKFSINAKSFYQTNSAQAYELYKITREFAGLTGKELVYDLYTGTGTIAQFVSKMAGKVIGVEAVPEAIADAKVNAERNNITNCEFFVGDMKVVFNDEFISTHGHPDVIITDPPRDGMHKDVVDQILKIAPQKVVYVSCNSATQARDLALMDADYEVTRVRPVDMFPQTHHVENVVLLEKRKK from the coding sequence ATGGGAAGAAAAAGGACAGACAAGATTATTTTTGAAAATATACGTGTGCTTGATGCCGGCGCCAAGGGCGTATCGGTAGCCAAGGCGCCGGACGGTAAAGTGATATTTATACCAAACGTAGTGCCGGGTGATGTTATTGATGTGCAGACATTTAAAAAGCGTAAGGCATATTACGAAGGAAAAGCCGTCCACTTCCATCAATACAGCGAAGACAGGATTGAGCCGCGTTGCCCACATTTCGGTTCGTGCGGTGGCTGCAAATGGCAGAACATGGACTATAAAAAGCAGCTGTTTTATAAAAATCAGGAAGTGTACAACAACCTGAAGCGCATTGGCAAGATTGACCTGCCCGAATTTGAGCCTATTGCCGGGCCGGAAGAGCAATTCTTCTACCGTAATAAAATGGAGTTCTCCTTCAGCAATGCCCGCTGGATGACCGAAGCTGAAATACAAAGCGGTGTTGAGTATGAAAACCGCAACGCGTTGGGCTTCCATATCCCGAAGATGTGGGATAAAATTCTTGACATTACAGATTGCTACCTGCAGGAAGACCCAAGCAACGCCATACGTAACGAGATACGCGATTTTGCCAACGCCAATAACCTGGCGTTCTTCAATCCGCGTGAACATTCGGGGTTATTGCGTACACTGATGATACGTACCGCTTCAACGGGCGAGATCATGGTGCTTATTCAATTCTTTGAAGATGATAAGGCGGCGCGTGAGTTGGTGCTTGACCATCTGATTGCGAAATTCCCGCAGATAACATCGCTGCAATACGTTATCAACAGCAAGGCAAACGATACGCTGTATGACCAGGACGTGATTCTGTATAAAGGCCGTGACTATATTCTCGAGGAAATGGAAGGCCTGAAGTTCAGTATAAATGCCAAATCATTCTACCAAACCAACTCAGCCCAGGCATATGAGCTGTACAAAATAACCCGCGAGTTTGCAGGACTCACCGGTAAAGAACTGGTATATGATCTTTATACCGGCACAGGCACTATTGCACAATTTGTTTCAAAAATGGCCGGGAAAGTAATTGGTGTAGAGGCTGTGCCTGAAGCCATTGCCGACGCTAAAGTAAACGCAGAGCGCAATAATATAACTAACTGCGAGTTTTTTGTGGGAGACATGAAGGTTGTGTTTAATGACGAATTCATTTCGACACACGGCCACCCAGATGTTATCATTACCGACCCGCCGCGTGATGGTATGCATAAAGATGTGGTTGACCAGATACTGAAGATTGCGCCACAAAAAGTGGTTTATGTAAGCTGTAATTCAGCTACACAGGCACGGGACCTTGCCCTCATGGATGCTGATTATGAAGTTACCCGCGTGCGCCCTGTGGATATGTTCCCGCAGACGCACCATGTGGAAAATGTTGTACTTTTGGAAAAAAGAAAGAAATAA
- a CDS encoding DUF6452 family protein — protein sequence MKKALVLTAVLLAGSFYLSCEKDDICAEDTPTTPSVVVEFYNKDNATVLRTVDDLAIIAINETDTLPLNDTGTLVGTVSRVLLPLRTNQDVTEYRLIYRSRATDGTRNEDLLKLDYTRTETYVSRACGYKTTFTLIPPTPVTNIITPGADGTRWTAANGISIENTSIENETEAHVKIYF from the coding sequence ATGAAAAAAGCCCTTGTGCTTACTGCTGTACTTCTTGCAGGCAGCTTTTACCTCAGCTGCGAGAAAGATGATATATGTGCCGAAGACACACCTACTACACCGAGTGTAGTGGTTGAATTTTATAATAAAGATAACGCAACAGTACTTAGAACAGTTGATGACTTAGCCATAATTGCGATAAATGAAACCGACACCCTTCCGCTTAATGATACCGGTACGCTGGTTGGTACTGTAAGCAGGGTGCTGCTGCCGCTTCGCACAAATCAGGATGTTACAGAATACAGGCTTATATACCGCTCACGTGCTACAGACGGCACACGAAATGAAGATTTACTGAAGTTGGACTATACCCGTACTGAAACTTATGTATCACGCGCCTGTGGGTACAAAACAACGTTTACGCTCATACCCCCCACACCTGTTACAAATATAATTACACCCGGCGCAGATGGTACCCGCTGGACTGCGGCAAACGGCATCAGCATAGAAAATACCAGTATAGAAAACGAAACCGAAGCTCATGTCAAAATTTATTTTTAG
- the rocD gene encoding ornithine--oxo-acid transaminase, translating to MSVLETLGSKDAIALEDKYGAHNYHPLPVVLSRGEGVYVWDAEGKKYYDFLSAYSAVNQGHCHPKIINAMIAQAQKLTLTSRAFYNDQLGVYEEYITKYFGFDKVLPMNTGAEAVETAIKICRKWAYERKGIAEQEAKIIVCENNFHGRTTTIISFSNDENARKNFGPYTAGFIKIAYDDLDALENVLKSEENIAGFLVEPIQGEAGVYVPSEGYLAKAKQLCENHNVLFIADEVQTGIARTGKLLAVNHEDVQPDILILGKALSGGAYPVSAVLANDEIMNVIKPGQHGSTFGGNPVAAAVAIAALEVVEKENLAENAEKLGRLFRDKLSQYCNHSNIVKLVRGKGLLNAIVINDTEDSSTAWDICMAMSEKGLLAKPTHGNIIRFAPPLVMNEEQLLDCVRIITETLTEFEK from the coding sequence ATGTCGGTTTTAGAAACATTGGGTTCAAAAGATGCAATTGCGTTAGAAGACAAGTACGGTGCACATAATTACCATCCGCTGCCGGTGGTGCTAAGCAGGGGTGAAGGAGTATATGTATGGGATGCTGAAGGGAAAAAATATTACGATTTTTTATCGGCATATTCTGCAGTAAACCAAGGGCATTGCCATCCTAAAATCATTAATGCAATGATTGCACAGGCCCAAAAGCTTACGCTTACATCCCGTGCATTTTACAATGACCAGCTTGGGGTTTATGAAGAATATATCACCAAATATTTTGGGTTTGACAAAGTGCTGCCAATGAATACCGGAGCTGAAGCCGTTGAAACCGCAATAAAGATTTGCCGTAAATGGGCTTATGAACGTAAAGGCATTGCTGAACAGGAAGCGAAAATCATTGTTTGCGAAAATAATTTCCATGGGCGTACAACCACAATCATATCGTTCAGCAATGATGAAAACGCAAGAAAAAACTTCGGGCCATATACTGCCGGATTTATCAAAATTGCGTATGATGACCTTGATGCGCTTGAAAATGTGTTGAAATCTGAGGAAAACATCGCAGGATTCCTTGTAGAACCTATACAGGGCGAGGCCGGTGTTTACGTACCTTCTGAAGGTTACCTTGCAAAAGCAAAACAGCTATGCGAAAATCATAATGTGTTATTTATAGCTGATGAAGTACAAACCGGTATTGCACGCACAGGTAAACTATTGGCTGTTAACCATGAAGATGTACAGCCGGATATCCTGATACTGGGCAAGGCATTGTCGGGCGGAGCATACCCTGTGTCGGCCGTACTGGCAAATGACGAAATTATGAATGTAATCAAGCCAGGCCAGCACGGATCAACTTTCGGGGGTAACCCTGTAGCAGCAGCAGTCGCCATTGCTGCACTTGAAGTTGTTGAAAAAGAAAATCTTGCCGAGAACGCAGAGAAGCTTGGGCGCTTGTTCCGAGATAAACTTAGTCAGTACTGCAACCACAGCAATATAGTAAAACTGGTACGCGGTAAAGGACTTTTAAACGCTATAGTGATTAATGACACGGAAGACAGCTCAACAGCCTGGGATATTTGCATGGCTATGAGCGAAAAAGGTTTGTTGGCAAAACCAACGCATGGTAATATTATCCGTTTCGCACCGCCGTTGGTAATGAATGAAGAGCAGCTTCTTGACTGTGTACGTATCATTACAGAGACGCTTACCGAATTTGAAAAATAA
- a CDS encoding YafY family protein has product MNRFDRITAILIQLQSKRVVKAQDLAERFDISLRTVYRDIRTLEEAGVPLYGEAGIGYSLVDGYRLPPVMFTREEAMAFLTAEKLMEKFTDETLGEHYTSAMFKIKAVLRGTEKDLLENLDSNIIVNNKRRDNSPPVNVLDVLLKGIAEKRAVKLIYRAFGNEKDSQRLVEPIGIFHEYENWYTVAWCHLRNEYRQFRADRIVSVQLTSISHSQDTSLSAYYDLQSKQKSTLSMQKAVIRLEKKVALYMQESRHRHGFVSERIDGDYVEMTFLSQHIEDGLARYFMMFADYGEIVEPESLKIRVAELLEKMLQKNALSKTADIGLSLRGCNFVP; this is encoded by the coding sequence ATGAACCGCTTTGACCGCATTACCGCTATACTTATCCAGTTACAATCCAAGCGAGTTGTAAAAGCTCAGGATTTGGCTGAGAGATTTGATATAAGCTTGCGGACGGTGTATCGCGACATACGTACGCTTGAAGAAGCCGGAGTTCCGCTGTATGGCGAAGCAGGTATAGGATATTCATTAGTAGATGGTTACAGGCTGCCCCCTGTAATGTTTACCCGTGAAGAGGCAATGGCATTCCTTACAGCAGAAAAGCTCATGGAAAAATTTACAGATGAAACGCTGGGAGAGCATTACACATCTGCTATGTTTAAAATAAAAGCCGTGTTGCGCGGAACAGAAAAAGACCTGCTTGAAAATCTCGATAGCAATATAATCGTTAACAACAAAAGGCGTGATAATTCTCCTCCTGTAAATGTTTTGGATGTTCTGCTTAAAGGTATTGCTGAAAAAAGGGCTGTAAAGCTTATATATCGTGCGTTTGGAAATGAAAAAGACAGTCAGCGGCTAGTTGAGCCTATTGGGATTTTCCATGAATATGAAAACTGGTATACTGTTGCGTGGTGCCATCTTCGCAATGAATACCGGCAGTTCCGCGCCGACAGGATTGTGAGCGTGCAGTTAACTTCAATTTCGCATAGCCAGGATACTTCACTGTCAGCATATTATGACCTCCAAAGTAAACAAAAATCAACACTTTCCATGCAGAAAGCAGTAATACGCCTTGAAAAAAAAGTGGCTTTATACATGCAGGAAAGTCGCCACCGACACGGTTTTGTATCTGAAAGAATTGATGGTGATTATGTTGAGATGACATTTTTATCCCAACACATTGAAGACGGGCTTGCACGCTATTTTATGATGTTTGCTGATTATGGAGAAATAGTTGAACCTGAGTCACTTAAAATTCGTGTTGCAGAACTTCTGGAAAAAATGCTGCAAAAAAATGCACTTTCAAAAACTGCTGACATAGGGTTGTCACTACGCGGTTGCAACTTTGTTCCATAA
- a CDS encoding DUF983 domain-containing protein has protein sequence MSAIKGILGERCPKCEKGKVFYKKGNPLLFTMPRMNEHCPVCGHQFEKEPGYFFGSMYVSYGLTVAEMIAVFIISFLITDNYALILLIIAIMAVLLSTFNFRLSRMIWIYMLDGKDRTV, from the coding sequence ATGTCTGCTATTAAAGGAATACTGGGCGAAAGATGCCCGAAGTGTGAAAAAGGAAAAGTGTTTTACAAAAAAGGCAACCCTTTACTTTTTACCATGCCACGCATGAACGAGCATTGCCCGGTTTGCGGTCACCAATTTGAAAAAGAGCCCGGCTACTTTTTCGGCTCTATGTACGTAAGCTATGGGCTGACTGTAGCAGAAATGATTGCGGTGTTCATCATTTCATTTTTAATTACAGATAATTATGCACTGATATTATTGATAATCGCAATTATGGCTGTACTGCTTAGCACATTCAATTTCAGGCTATCACGTATGATATGGATTTATATGCTTGACGGGAAGGACAGGACGGTTTAG